One Skermanella pratensis genomic window, ATGTGACGCTTCGCCTGGAACTGGCGGACGCGGCGCTGCTGGATCGGATCGAGACGGAGGAGAATGCCGCCGCCTCCAGGCTGCCGCGGGTGCTGCTGTTCGGCGCCGGGCATGTGGGCAAGGCGATCGCTTCCGCGCTGGCGCCGCTGCCGCTGGACGTGCTGTGGATCGACGGGCGGGCGGAGGAGTTCCCGCAAGCCATGCCGGGGGAGAACGTGCGCCGGGTCGTGACGGATTCGCCCCTGGACAGGATCGCCGAGGCGCCGCCGGGGTCCTGCTATCTGGTGCTGACCCATCTGCACGCGCTGGATTTCCAGATCACGGAAGCGGTGCTGCGGCGCGGGGACTTCGCCTATGCCGGGCTGATCGGCTCGGCGACCAAGCGGCGGCGGTTCGAGCGGACCTTCACCGCCCACGGGGGGGAACCGGGCGTGCTGGACAGGTTGACCTGCCCGATCGGGTCCGCGCTGCACCGCGACAAGCGCCCCGCCGTGATCGCGGCGCTGGTCGCGGCTGAACTCTTGATAACGACCGCCGAAGCGTCCAAAGAGGCATCAGAACCCGCGAACGCCGAGGCATAGAGGGAACGGGGTCCCGACGAACTGGGAGAGTGAAACATGACCAACGATGCCGGCGGGGTT contains:
- the xdhC gene encoding xanthine dehydrogenase accessory protein XdhC — encoded protein: MTGLAPVLKAMLERGERAALVTVAGARGSTPREPGARMLVGPAATAGTIGGGRLEWDAIARARAMAGPEEMVDVPLGPAIGQCCGGHVTLRLELADAALLDRIETEENAAASRLPRVLLFGAGHVGKAIASALAPLPLDVLWIDGRAEEFPQAMPGENVRRVVTDSPLDRIAEAPPGSCYLVLTHLHALDFQITEAVLRRGDFAYAGLIGSATKRRRFERTFTAHGGEPGVLDRLTCPIGSALHRDKRPAVIAALVAAELLITTAEASKEASEPANAEA